Proteins from one Mycobacterium sp. HUMS_12744610 genomic window:
- the eccE gene encoding type VII secretion protein EccE → MSPLRSIPVPGPGRVTLALLFVVPAAMAYPWRSERAYWLLGAAAVAVILLFGWWGGLHFTTILRRRLAIMSRRNLYVPGSVPATKATALLRVGPPADESQVLPLPLIARHLDCYGIRADAIRITSRSSAARVQETWIGLTVSATDNLAALRARSAQIPLSETTGVAVRRLADRLREIGWDATMVGPDDVPRLLPANARETWRGLQRGASDYVAVYRVCVDESLPETLDAVLSHPVRETCTALEIAGDRTGRTFAAACAFLTESPPEAAAPVAGLTPQRGNHGPALAALDLLSTQRLDGHTAEPAGLLARLDWPTPGAGAHRAAIAH, encoded by the coding sequence GTGAGCCCGCTTCGCTCGATACCGGTTCCCGGTCCCGGCCGGGTGACACTGGCGCTGCTGTTCGTCGTGCCCGCGGCGATGGCCTACCCGTGGCGGTCCGAACGCGCCTACTGGCTGCTCGGCGCCGCCGCCGTCGCCGTGATCCTGCTGTTCGGCTGGTGGGGTGGGCTGCACTTCACCACGATCCTGCGGCGCCGGCTCGCCATCATGAGCCGCCGCAACCTCTACGTGCCGGGATCGGTGCCCGCGACCAAGGCGACCGCGCTGCTGCGGGTCGGCCCGCCGGCCGACGAGTCGCAGGTGCTGCCGCTGCCGCTGATCGCCCGGCACCTGGACTGCTACGGCATCCGGGCCGACGCGATACGGATCACCAGCCGCAGCAGCGCGGCCCGGGTGCAGGAGACCTGGATCGGGCTCACGGTGTCGGCCACCGACAACCTCGCGGCGCTGCGGGCCCGCTCGGCGCAAATCCCGTTGTCGGAGACCACCGGTGTCGCGGTGCGTCGACTGGCCGACCGCCTGCGCGAAATCGGTTGGGACGCCACCATGGTCGGGCCCGACGACGTCCCGCGCCTGCTGCCGGCCAACGCTCGCGAGACATGGCGCGGGTTGCAGCGGGGCGCATCGGATTACGTTGCGGTGTACCGGGTCTGCGTCGACGAGTCGTTGCCCGAGACCCTGGACGCGGTCCTGTCACATCCGGTGCGCGAGACGTGTACGGCGCTCGAGATCGCCGGTGACCGCACCGGGCGGACGTTCGCGGCCGCCTGCGCGTTCCTCACCGAGTCGCCGCCCGAGGCCGCCGCGCCGGTGGCCGGACTGACCCCGCAACGCGGCAACCACGGGCCCGCGCTGGCGGCGCTGGATCTGCTTTCCACCCAGCGCCTGGACGGGCACACCGCGGAGCCGGCCGGTCTGCTGGCACGGCTGGACTGGCCCACCCCGGGGGCCGGGGCGCACCGGGCGGCGATCGCGCACTGA